A genomic region of Thermodesulfatator atlanticus DSM 21156 contains the following coding sequences:
- a CDS encoding exo-beta-N-acetylmuramidase NamZ family protein, with protein sequence MVLTGLAKLVQNIPPDIAKRRVGLLCHQASVLPDFSSAPSVLKDILGKNLRLLFAPQHGFAAEKQANMVSSADTLHTETGLPLVSLYGPRLAPEPSHLAEIDVLLVDLQDVGVRVYTYIWTLFLTMKACAKADVEVVVLDRPNPIGGKIEGPLLQEEFFSFVGMARIPLRHGLTIGELALYFKHILGVDVSLRVIPLEGWKRNMLFPETGLPWIPPSPNMPTFQTALLYPGMVLLEGTNLSEGRGTTTPFELLGAPWLNTKIVENLRKIPGLFIQKTSFIPWFDKWAGRLCQGLRLMVNDISCFEPVKAVLAILGEILKEHEEFAFRTPPYEYEWQKLPFDIIVGTNMVRELLVNGEINALLQELDKGIDEYQEETRPIRLYV encoded by the coding sequence ATGGTCCTCACCGGGCTTGCCAAATTAGTCCAAAATATACCCCCTGATATTGCAAAACGCCGTGTGGGGTTGTTGTGTCATCAAGCTTCTGTTTTGCCTGATTTTTCTTCTGCTCCCAGTGTCTTGAAAGACATTCTTGGCAAAAATTTGCGCCTTCTCTTTGCTCCTCAACATGGTTTTGCAGCTGAAAAGCAGGCAAATATGGTTTCTTCAGCCGATACCTTGCACACCGAGACCGGTCTCCCTTTGGTGAGTCTTTATGGGCCTAGGCTTGCGCCAGAGCCTAGCCATCTTGCAGAAATCGACGTCCTTCTTGTTGACTTACAAGATGTTGGCGTGCGGGTTTACACCTACATTTGGACCCTTTTCCTTACCATGAAGGCCTGCGCCAAAGCAGATGTAGAAGTGGTGGTTCTGGATAGGCCCAATCCCATTGGAGGTAAAATAGAGGGACCTCTTCTTCAGGAAGAGTTTTTTTCCTTTGTGGGTATGGCCAGGATCCCGTTGCGCCACGGGCTAACCATCGGAGAACTGGCCCTTTATTTTAAACATATCCTAGGGGTTGATGTTTCTCTTCGTGTGATACCCCTTGAGGGTTGGAAACGAAATATGCTTTTTCCCGAAACTGGCCTTCCGTGGATACCACCTTCACCCAACATGCCCACTTTTCAAACAGCACTTCTTTATCCAGGTATGGTTTTACTGGAAGGAACTAATCTTTCTGAAGGGAGGGGAACTACCACTCCTTTTGAGCTTTTAGGGGCTCCTTGGCTAAATACTAAGATTGTGGAAAACCTTAGAAAGATTCCAGGACTTTTTATACAAAAAACTTCTTTTATTCCCTGGTTTGATAAATGGGCTGGAAGGCTTTGCCAGGGATTGAGATTAATGGTTAATGATATATCTTGTTTTGAGCCAGTTAAAGCCGTCTTGGCAATACTTGGCGAAATTTTGAAAGAACACGAAGAGTTTGCCTTTAGAACTCCACCTTATGAATACGAATGGCAAAAACTTCCTTTTGACATTATAGTTGGGACAAACATGGTGCGTGAGTTGCTGGTAAACGGCGAAATTAATGCCCTTTTGCAAGAATTAGATAAAGGAATTGACGAATATCAGGAGGAAACCAGGCCTATACGGCTTTACGTTTGA
- a CDS encoding DHH family phosphoesterase → MPANKSSQSQINEEIEPRIVKFKSNKERVRTLLSQFKKEDRVLILIWADPDAIASALAMKRLIRQRVSDVTIAHVNEIRRLNNIAMIQHLKIPLVKLRQVKTGEYNKKVLIDSQPPHNKEFLRFNFDVVIDHHPVTNGWDAPFIDIRPEYGAVSSMMTEYLRTLKIKPAVTLATALIYGIKTDTSNFEKECTLQDVLCFQYLFKRMNRHLLHKIEASDIRRSELRYFRKALEEVKVRKQRLFTHIGKVPNPDILVVIADFLNHVHEIGWVFVSGEYRDRLVVIIRCDGYRKDAGKLAQRVFGKIGFAGGHREKARAEVPLENINNNGHQFTTRSLIRMLEKHFRK, encoded by the coding sequence ATGCCTGCCAATAAATCGTCGCAAAGCCAAATAAATGAAGAAATTGAACCCAGGATAGTTAAATTTAAGTCAAATAAAGAAAGGGTTCGTACGCTTCTTTCTCAGTTCAAGAAGGAAGACCGGGTTCTTATTTTGATATGGGCGGATCCGGATGCTATTGCAAGTGCCCTTGCGATGAAACGCCTTATTCGGCAGCGCGTTTCAGATGTTACCATTGCCCATGTCAATGAAATCCGGCGCCTCAACAACATTGCCATGATCCAGCACCTCAAGATCCCTCTAGTTAAGCTGCGTCAGGTTAAAACAGGTGAATACAACAAAAAAGTCCTGATTGATTCTCAGCCCCCTCATAACAAAGAGTTTTTGAGGTTTAATTTTGACGTTGTTATTGACCATCATCCGGTAACAAACGGCTGGGACGCACCCTTTATTGATATTAGGCCGGAGTATGGGGCGGTATCCTCTATGATGACTGAGTATTTGCGGACCCTTAAGATAAAGCCCGCAGTTACCCTTGCTACCGCCCTGATTTATGGCATCAAAACAGACACAAGCAACTTTGAAAAAGAGTGCACCCTGCAAGATGTGTTGTGTTTTCAGTACCTTTTCAAGCGCATGAACCGCCACCTTCTTCACAAAATCGAAGCCTCTGATATTAGACGCTCAGAGCTTAGGTATTTTCGCAAGGCCTTAGAAGAGGTAAAAGTACGCAAACAGCGGCTCTTTACCCACATCGGAAAGGTCCCTAATCCTGATATTTTGGTGGTGATTGCTGACTTTTTAAACCATGTCCATGAAATCGGCTGGGTCTTCGTTTCTGGGGAATACAGGGATCGGCTAGTGGTGATTATTAGATGTGATGGCTATCGTAAAGATGCCGGGAAACTAGCGCAGCGGGTCTTTGGTAAGATAGGCTTTGCTGGTGGCCATCGTGAAAAGGCCCGGGCTGAGGTGCCCCTTGAAAATATCAACAACAATGGTCACCAGTTCACTACGAGAAGTCTTATTCGTATGCTTGAAAAGCATTTTCGCAAGTAA
- a CDS encoding FmdB family zinc ribbon protein, with protein MPIYEYRCLKCGKISDHLVLNRETFEPFCKHCGAKQVEKLISRVRVRISLDSRLEKMADPALLGAFDEDDPKSMKRLIDKFGAEFGDELGDEYDELVEGFEEELETKGPQAFKEKEDATETASFENVQEEVTE; from the coding sequence ATGCCTATCTATGAATACCGCTGTCTAAAGTGTGGCAAGATAAGTGACCATCTCGTGCTTAATCGCGAAACTTTTGAGCCTTTTTGCAAACATTGTGGGGCCAAACAAGTAGAAAAGCTTATCTCTCGTGTAAGGGTGCGCATTTCTCTTGATTCACGTCTTGAAAAAATGGCAGACCCTGCCCTTTTAGGTGCTTTTGACGAAGATGACCCTAAAAGCATGAAAAGACTAATAGATAAATTTGGGGCAGAGTTTGGCGATGAGCTCGGAGACGAATACGACGAATTGGTAGAAGGTTTTGAAGAAGAGCTTGAAACCAAAGGGCCCCAGGCTTTTAAAGAAAAAGAAGACGCCACAGAGACAGCTTCTTTTGAAAATGTCCAGGAAGAGGTAACCGAATGA
- a CDS encoding glucose-1-phosphate adenylyltransferase family protein, with the protein MTTKKVPVLAMVLAGGRVDELSVLTFFRPKASLPFGGVYRIIDFPMTNLMRSGIMLVGVLSQYRPYSLMNHLDYGIPWDMCGRRRGVYILPPFHGHKAADWYKGTADAVYQNLEFIKRWSPEVVLILSGDHVYQMDYRPLLSFHRENNADVTVAFTPVAAKEAHRFGQGVVEETSPFGGPLKDYQEKVSPPVSNLASLTIYAFRPEVLEEVLLANAKEPSHEFGRDILPKMIGSYRMYGFIFRGYWGYTRTVQEFWQTHMDLLGAKPKIDLKRWQICTNLAHRDVRDRKPTILGSRAAICDSLFYNGSRIEGEVNRSVLFPGVVIEEGASVSESILFYNTVVKKGAKLERVICDTEVVIGERAVVGGREEITVIGSRTVLPDELRLSPGVTVYPNLTPEDFSSPLYPENVTIS; encoded by the coding sequence ATGACCACCAAAAAAGTCCCAGTCTTGGCCATGGTGCTTGCCGGGGGGCGTGTTGATGAGCTCTCTGTTTTGACTTTTTTTCGTCCCAAGGCTTCGCTTCCCTTTGGAGGTGTTTACCGCATCATTGACTTTCCTATGACCAACCTTATGCGCTCAGGTATCATGTTAGTAGGCGTGCTTTCGCAATATCGTCCCTACTCCCTGATGAATCATCTTGACTACGGTATCCCGTGGGATATGTGCGGCCGCAGGCGCGGCGTTTACATTTTGCCCCCATTTCATGGCCATAAAGCTGCTGATTGGTACAAAGGTACTGCTGACGCGGTTTATCAGAACCTTGAGTTTATTAAGCGCTGGTCGCCCGAGGTCGTTTTGATTCTTTCTGGAGACCATGTTTATCAAATGGATTATCGTCCGCTTCTTTCTTTTCATCGCGAAAATAACGCAGATGTCACCGTTGCCTTTACCCCGGTAGCCGCAAAAGAAGCTCACCGGTTTGGCCAGGGTGTAGTGGAAGAGACTTCGCCCTTTGGAGGCCCTCTTAAAGATTACCAGGAAAAAGTCTCCCCTCCTGTTTCTAACTTGGCGTCGCTTACCATTTATGCTTTTCGTCCAGAAGTCCTTGAAGAAGTCTTGCTTGCCAATGCCAAAGAACCCTCTCATGAATTTGGCAGAGACATTTTACCCAAGATGATAGGTAGCTATCGTATGTATGGCTTTATTTTTAGGGGCTATTGGGGCTATACCAGGACTGTTCAGGAGTTTTGGCAAACACACATGGACCTTTTGGGAGCTAAGCCAAAGATAGACTTAAAACGCTGGCAGATTTGCACTAACCTTGCTCACCGAGACGTACGTGATCGCAAGCCAACTATTTTGGGATCGCGTGCAGCTATTTGTGATAGCCTTTTTTACAATGGTTCTCGCATCGAAGGCGAGGTGAATCGTTCAGTCCTTTTTCCTGGGGTGGTAATAGAAGAAGGTGCTTCAGTTTCAGAATCAATACTTTTTTACAACACGGTAGTGAAAAAGGGAGCCAAGCTTGAACGGGTAATTTGTGATACCGAAGTGGTTATCGGCGAAAGGGCAGTTGTAGGGGGAAGGGAGGAAATTACGGTTATTGGCAGTCGCACCGTCCTTCCCGATGAGCTCAGGCTATCTCCAGGCGTTACGGTCTATCCTAACCTAACTCCTGAGGACTTTTCTTCGCCGCTTTATCCAGAAAATGTAACTATTTCGTAA
- a CDS encoding HPr family phosphocarrier protein, with amino-acid sequence MVKRSIIIQNNLGLHARPAAKLAELTQRFNARVILKKGSQTADAASILDVLALACTKGSKVEIWAEGEEASLAVEEIAKLLTSENL; translated from the coding sequence ATGGTTAAACGGAGTATAATTATCCAGAATAATTTAGGGCTTCATGCGCGCCCTGCGGCCAAGTTAGCTGAGCTTACCCAACGTTTCAATGCGAGGGTGATTTTGAAGAAAGGTTCGCAAACAGCTGATGCCGCAAGCATTCTAGATGTTTTAGCGCTTGCCTGTACAAAGGGATCAAAGGTTGAAATATGGGCCGAAGGAGAGGAAGCGAGCCTAGCAGTAGAAGAAATAGCGAAACTATTGACTTCAGAGAACCTATGA
- the ptsP gene encoding phosphoenolpyruvate--protein phosphotransferase: MKRLQGIGVSPGVAIGPAYLLLTGNVKISRRILTPSQVEKEIDRLHRALATTIKDLEEVKRHIPPEMVQPLSIIDAHILMLKDPSLIRDTEQFIRRHYVNAEWALRKVLKKYQRVFDSLKDFYLRERIHDLEHLIERVILALQGQNESVEIEEPAIVIAHDLSPADTARLKPDTTQAFVTEVGSRTSHTAIVARSLGIPAVVAVKGVTEEISPGDLVIVDGLSGEVIVNPSQEVIEEFIDRRLECQLQRERFLDLAKEPAVTLDGRRVFVRANLELLDEIPMALEFGAEGVGLFRTEYLYVTKEGLPSEEELFINYRQVIEGIRPNIVTFRTLDIGGDKFAKELNLPAEINPALGLRAIRLCLKNIELFRTQLRAILRASVYGKIRIMFPLISGLNELLEAKKVLFEVLDELSQEGLEVDVPECGAMIEVPTAAAIADILAKEVDFFSIGTNDLIQYALAIDRGNEQVAHLYEPLHPGILRIIKHVAEAAKKTGIKVAMCGEMAGEPLCVPLLVGMGFDELSMNPQTIPIIKNIIRQISYEDCQKLAKEILSLSCAKEIRSYLEYWFQQKDLAF; the protein is encoded by the coding sequence ATGAAACGTCTTCAAGGGATAGGGGTTTCTCCAGGGGTAGCCATTGGCCCTGCTTATCTCCTGTTGACTGGCAATGTCAAAATTTCCCGCCGCATTTTGACTCCCTCGCAAGTTGAAAAAGAAATAGACAGGCTCCACCGAGCCCTGGCCACTACTATAAAAGACCTTGAGGAAGTAAAAAGGCATATCCCGCCTGAAATGGTTCAACCCCTTTCCATTATTGATGCTCATATTTTGATGCTCAAAGATCCTTCTCTTATACGGGACACAGAACAATTTATAAGACGCCACTATGTGAATGCCGAGTGGGCCTTACGAAAAGTCCTGAAGAAATATCAGCGGGTTTTTGATTCGCTCAAGGATTTTTACTTGAGGGAAAGGATTCATGACCTTGAGCACCTGATCGAACGCGTTATTTTGGCCCTTCAGGGCCAGAACGAAAGCGTTGAGATAGAAGAGCCAGCCATTGTAATAGCACATGATCTTTCCCCTGCGGACACAGCACGCCTAAAACCTGATACCACTCAGGCCTTTGTTACCGAAGTAGGTAGCCGCACGTCGCACACGGCCATTGTGGCCAGAAGTCTTGGGATCCCTGCGGTGGTAGCGGTAAAAGGCGTTACCGAGGAGATCTCCCCAGGGGATTTGGTAATCGTAGATGGGCTCTCAGGGGAAGTGATCGTCAATCCTTCCCAGGAAGTTATCGAAGAGTTTATTGACAGGCGTCTTGAGTGTCAGCTTCAACGTGAACGTTTTCTTGATCTGGCAAAAGAGCCTGCGGTAACTCTTGACGGAAGAAGGGTCTTTGTCAGGGCCAACCTCGAGTTATTGGACGAGATCCCCATGGCGTTGGAATTCGGTGCAGAAGGGGTAGGGCTTTTTCGTACAGAGTATCTTTACGTTACTAAAGAGGGCCTTCCCTCAGAAGAAGAATTATTTATCAATTACCGCCAGGTTATAGAAGGAATTAGGCCTAATATTGTTACCTTTCGCACCCTTGATATTGGCGGAGACAAGTTTGCCAAGGAACTTAATTTGCCAGCTGAAATTAACCCGGCCCTGGGCTTAAGGGCTATCCGGCTTTGTCTTAAAAACATAGAACTTTTTAGAACGCAGCTCAGGGCTATTTTGCGGGCCAGTGTGTACGGAAAGATAAGAATTATGTTTCCTTTGATTTCTGGCCTTAACGAACTCCTTGAGGCTAAAAAAGTTTTATTTGAAGTTTTAGACGAATTGTCCCAAGAAGGGCTTGAAGTTGACGTTCCCGAGTGCGGGGCGATGATCGAAGTTCCCACTGCCGCAGCCATTGCAGATATCCTTGCCAAAGAGGTAGATTTTTTTAGCATCGGGACCAACGATCTCATTCAATACGCCCTGGCCATTGACCGGGGCAACGAACAGGTTGCCCACCTTTATGAACCTCTTCATCCTGGCATTTTACGCATTATCAAACATGTTGCTGAAGCTGCTAAAAAGACAGGGATTAAAGTGGCTATGTGTGGAGAGATGGCTGGAGAGCCCCTGTGTGTGCCTTTGCTTGTGGGAATGGGGTTTGACGAACTTAGCATGAACCCGCAAACAATTCCCATTATTAAAAACATTATTCGGCAAATAAGTTACGAAGATTGCCAAAAGTTGGCTAAGGAAATCCTATCCCTTTCTTGTGCTAAAGAAATACGATCTTATTTAGAATACTGGTTCCAACAAAAAGACTTAGCTTTTTAG
- the ahbD gene encoding heme b synthase — MHPKAHPGQDDKKFVPRLVAWELTRHCNLDCVHCRAAASKGPYENELTTEECFRILKEIKEVGSPIIILTGGEPLLRPDIFEIAKEASRLGFRPVMATNGVLISREIAQKMKETGIARVSISLDGATPESHDDFRKVPGAFEGALRGIEFLKEADIPFQINTTVTEVNVDEVPKILDLTIKLGAVAHHIFLLVPVGRGKDMASQALTAEKYEKVLHWFYDQRKRVPEGFHLKATCAPHYYRILRQRAREEGQEVTYETFGLDALTRGCLAGTGFCFISHRGLVQPCGYLELNCGSLREKSFPEVWWYSEIFENLRNFKAYKGKCGRCEYIRVCGGCRARAYEATGDYLAEEPLCSYEPKKKGG; from the coding sequence ATGCATCCCAAAGCACATCCTGGTCAAGACGACAAAAAATTCGTCCCAAGGCTGGTGGCTTGGGAACTCACAAGGCATTGTAATCTTGATTGCGTACATTGCCGGGCAGCAGCCAGTAAAGGCCCCTATGAAAACGAACTCACTACCGAAGAGTGCTTTCGTATTTTGAAGGAAATAAAAGAAGTTGGCTCACCCATTATTATTTTGACAGGTGGTGAGCCGCTATTGCGGCCAGACATCTTTGAGATAGCCAAAGAGGCTTCGCGCCTTGGTTTTCGGCCTGTTATGGCTACTAATGGAGTGCTGATTTCTAGAGAAATTGCCCAGAAAATGAAAGAAACAGGCATTGCCCGGGTTTCCATAAGCCTTGATGGTGCAACCCCAGAGTCTCATGACGACTTTCGCAAAGTACCAGGCGCCTTTGAAGGGGCCCTTAGGGGAATAGAGTTTTTAAAAGAGGCAGACATTCCCTTCCAAATAAACACCACGGTCACCGAAGTTAACGTGGATGAAGTTCCCAAAATTTTAGACTTAACCATCAAACTCGGTGCAGTGGCGCATCATATCTTTCTTCTTGTTCCTGTTGGGCGCGGAAAAGATATGGCTTCACAGGCCCTTACCGCGGAAAAATACGAAAAGGTCCTGCATTGGTTTTATGATCAGCGAAAACGAGTCCCTGAGGGTTTCCATTTAAAGGCCACGTGTGCGCCTCATTATTACCGTATACTCCGGCAACGTGCCCGAGAAGAAGGCCAGGAGGTAACCTATGAAACCTTTGGCCTTGATGCGTTGACCAGGGGTTGTTTGGCGGGTACGGGTTTTTGTTTTATTTCCCACCGGGGCCTGGTGCAACCTTGCGGCTATTTAGAGTTGAATTGTGGCTCTTTACGCGAAAAAAGCTTCCCTGAGGTTTGGTGGTATTCAGAAATATTCGAAAACCTGAGAAATTTCAAAGCTTACAAAGGCAAGTGCGGCCGTTGCGAATACATAAGAGTTTGTGGCGGATGCCGGGCCAGGGCTTATGAAGCTACGGGTGATTATCTGGCAGAGGAACCACTTTGTTCTTATGAGCCAAAGAAAAAGGGGGGCTAA
- a CDS encoding bifunctional riboflavin kinase/FAD synthetase gives MKILKHQDLPFKAPYPVATIGNFDGVHLGHQALFRETTKKARQNDGTAIAITFHPHPLQVLRPEKTIKLICSLEQKIKLIEKAGIDCLLLLEFNKELASLEAEEFVEDIFVKGLGIKELVVGYDYRFGKKRRGDTELLKVLGKRFGFEVTVIPPQKVNGLTVSSTLIRELISEGDVALAAKLLGRYYKLCGKVIPGHGRGKRLLGFPTANLKLSKEKLLPKTGVYAVYVHFDSKRLPGVMNLGFNPTFGDGYLSAEVHIFDFDGNLYDKNICLSFVSRLRDEKKFTSPEELAAQIKEDCRKAREVLKA, from the coding sequence ATGAAAATCTTAAAACACCAGGACTTACCTTTTAAAGCACCTTATCCGGTGGCCACTATTGGCAACTTCGACGGAGTGCATTTAGGGCATCAGGCCCTTTTTCGCGAAACCACCAAAAAGGCCCGCCAAAATGATGGGACAGCGATTGCCATTACCTTCCATCCCCATCCATTGCAGGTGTTACGCCCTGAAAAAACTATCAAACTAATATGCAGTTTGGAGCAAAAAATAAAACTTATTGAAAAAGCAGGGATTGACTGTCTGCTCTTGCTTGAATTCAACAAAGAGCTTGCCTCGTTAGAGGCCGAAGAATTCGTAGAAGACATCTTTGTTAAGGGTTTAGGCATAAAAGAACTCGTAGTGGGCTACGATTACCGCTTTGGTAAAAAGAGACGTGGCGACACTGAACTTTTAAAGGTCCTTGGCAAGCGGTTTGGTTTTGAGGTAACCGTTATCCCACCGCAAAAAGTAAACGGCCTTACGGTCTCCAGCACCCTTATTCGGGAACTCATTTCAGAAGGAGACGTAGCCCTTGCCGCCAAGCTCCTTGGAAGATATTACAAGCTTTGTGGCAAGGTGATCCCGGGGCATGGTCGAGGCAAACGCTTACTGGGCTTCCCTACTGCTAATCTGAAGCTCTCCAAAGAAAAACTCTTGCCCAAGACAGGCGTATATGCGGTTTATGTCCATTTTGATAGCAAAAGGCTACCTGGAGTCATGAATCTCGGTTTTAATCCAACCTTTGGCGATGGGTACCTTTCAGCAGAAGTACACATCTTTGATTTTGACGGAAATCTATACGACAAAAATATTTGCCTTTCTTTTGTATCGCGCCTGAGAGACGAAAAAAAATTCACCTCTCCTGAAGAACTTGCCGCCCAAATAAAAGAAGACTGCCGCAAAGCAAGAGAAGTATTAAAAGCCTAG
- a CDS encoding DUF2760 domain-containing protein — MKQARIAALLISLVVAAALGGLGYYFKEVLPPWAIGTMVSAPILGGIIITLLIRETSQVETEIKLEPEGPEEKPKTPAPKEPTPAPSEASSEPEKYLAAFLGVLQKEGRFLDFLNENLDAYDDAQIGAAVRAIHRKLKQTVFETVELSPVVNAKEGSEIIIEEDFDRKAIRLIGNIKGEPPYQGILRHPGWCYKKINLPKPKQEKILAPAEVEIS, encoded by the coding sequence ATGAAACAAGCAAGAATTGCCGCACTCCTTATAAGTTTGGTTGTAGCTGCTGCTCTGGGAGGCCTTGGTTATTATTTTAAGGAAGTTCTTCCCCCGTGGGCGATAGGCACTATGGTAAGCGCTCCCATTTTGGGAGGCATTATCATAACACTTCTCATTAGGGAGACCTCTCAGGTTGAGACCGAAATCAAGCTTGAACCTGAAGGCCCTGAGGAAAAACCCAAAACCCCAGCGCCCAAAGAGCCTACTCCTGCCCCCTCAGAAGCCTCTTCCGAGCCAGAAAAATACCTAGCCGCTTTCCTTGGAGTTTTGCAAAAAGAAGGGCGTTTTCTTGACTTTTTAAACGAAAATTTAGACGCCTACGATGATGCTCAAATCGGGGCGGCTGTGCGTGCCATTCATCGCAAACTAAAGCAAACTGTCTTTGAAACCGTCGAGCTTTCCCCGGTAGTAAATGCGAAAGAGGGAAGTGAAATAATCATTGAAGAAGATTTTGACCGCAAAGCCATTCGTCTTATTGGCAACATAAAAGGAGAACCCCCTTATCAGGGAATCCTGCGGCATCCTGGCTGGTGCTACAAGAAAATAAATTTGCCTAAGCCCAAGCAAGAAAAGATTCTTGCTCCTGCTGAGGTTGAAATCTCTTAG
- the carA gene encoding glutamine-hydrolyzing carbamoyl-phosphate synthase small subunit, which yields MKALIVLEDGTTFWGKSFTGPGEAFGEIVFNTSMTGYQEILTDPSYRGQIVTMTYPLIGNYGVNDEDNESSRIQVEAFVVREYQPFYSNWRAKRSLGEWLKSQGVLGIEQIDTRALTRHIRLSGAMKAGISTEDLNPSSLLEKVKASPGLVGRDLVKEVTCDKPYRWVAGEKKEFFPFDPNGGPKVVVIDCGLKYNQLRLMEERGCQLLVVPAKTSAEEILSYEPDGIFFSNGPGDPAAVPYVVETAKELLGKRPIFGICLGHQMLGQALGASTYKLKFGHRGANQPVKDLATGRIEITSQNHGFCVRQEELPKEVEISHINLNDGTLEGIKHKEIPLFSVQYHPENAPGPRDSVYLFDRFLDMIHAFGEGKSL from the coding sequence ATGAAAGCCCTGATTGTCCTTGAAGACGGCACCACTTTTTGGGGAAAGTCATTTACCGGCCCAGGAGAAGCCTTTGGCGAAATCGTCTTCAATACCTCGATGACGGGATATCAGGAAATCCTGACCGACCCCTCTTACCGGGGCCAAATAGTCACAATGACTTATCCCCTCATTGGCAATTACGGCGTAAACGACGAAGACAACGAAAGCAGCCGTATCCAGGTAGAAGCCTTTGTGGTGCGTGAATATCAGCCATTTTATTCTAATTGGCGTGCCAAACGCTCTCTAGGGGAATGGCTCAAGTCCCAGGGGGTCCTTGGCATTGAACAGATAGACACCAGGGCGTTGACCAGACATATCAGGCTTTCTGGGGCCATGAAAGCCGGTATTTCCACTGAAGACCTAAACCCCTCCTCACTCCTTGAAAAGGTAAAGGCTTCCCCAGGCCTTGTAGGCCGAGACCTGGTAAAAGAAGTCACCTGTGACAAGCCCTATCGCTGGGTAGCAGGAGAAAAAAAAGAATTTTTCCCTTTTGATCCTAACGGTGGCCCGAAAGTAGTGGTGATTGACTGTGGCCTTAAATACAACCAGCTACGTTTGATGGAAGAGCGTGGTTGCCAGCTTTTGGTAGTTCCGGCAAAGACCTCTGCCGAAGAAATCCTTTCCTACGAACCAGACGGCATTTTCTTTTCAAACGGCCCAGGGGACCCAGCCGCAGTCCCCTACGTGGTTGAGACTGCCAAAGAACTCCTTGGCAAACGCCCAATCTTTGGGATCTGTCTTGGTCACCAGATGCTTGGTCAGGCCTTGGGGGCAAGCACCTACAAACTCAAGTTTGGTCATCGTGGTGCCAACCAGCCCGTAAAAGACCTCGCCACTGGCCGTATTGAAATAACCTCGCAAAACCACGGTTTTTGCGTACGCCAGGAAGAACTCCCCAAGGAAGTAGAAATTTCCCACATAAACTTAAACGACGGCACCTTAGAGGGAATCAAACACAAAGAAATCCCCCTTTTTAGCGTGCAGTATCATCCCGAAAACGCACCAGGGCCCCGTGATTCTGTTTATCTTTTTGACCGTTTCCTTGACATGATTCATGCTTTTGGAGAAGGAAAATCTCTATGA